Genomic window (bacterium):
AGACCGCAGCAAACGCCGCCGACACGAGAATCGCCATCAAGGGAAGGACCGAATAGTCGACCACGGGATCTCCGGGACAGGGCTCCGGCAATCTCATCGGGTTCGGTCCGGACGCGCTTGACGAATCCGGGCGCCGCTGCGTCCCGGCTGCGCATCGAATGCGCGCCGGACGGGCCGGCGGTCAGGTCAGGACCGCCGATCCGGGATTCTCTACCCTGCGTGCCTCATGCACAGCGCACTCGAAGAGCTCCTTGCCACCCTCGATCTCGAAGCCCTCGAGCTGAACCTCTTCCGCGGCCAGCAGCCCGACGAGGACCGCCAGCGGGTCTTCGGCGGACAGGTCGCCGCCCAGGCCCTCGTCGCGGCGGGCCGGACCGTGGAGGGCCGCGTCCTCCACTCGCTCCACGCCTACTTCCTGCGCCCCGGCGATCCGCGGATCCCGATCATCTACCAGGTCGAACGCACCCGCGACGGGCGCACCTTCACGACCCGACGCGTGAGCGCGGTCCAGCACGGCCGACCGATCTTCACCCTCAGCGCGTCCTTCCAGATCGAGGAGGAGAGCTTCGATCACCAGAAGAAGATGCCCGAAGTGCCCGAGCCGGAGTCCCTCGAGGACTGGCAGACGAACATGCGGAAGACGATCGCAGCGCGTTCCGACCGCGACTCCCACCGCAACCTCGAAGAGTGGGTCGAGCGCCCCCGCGCGATCGAGAGCCGGCACGTCGAGCCGATGGACTATTTCGGCGGCGTCCAGCCCCCG
Coding sequences:
- the tesB gene encoding acyl-CoA thioesterase II, whose product is MHSALEELLATLDLEALELNLFRGQQPDEDRQRVFGGQVAAQALVAAGRTVEGRVLHSLHAYFLRPGDPRIPIIYQVERTRDGRTFTTRRVSAVQHGRPIFTLSASFQIEEESFDHQKKMPEVPEPESLEDWQTNMRKTIAARSDRDSHRNLEEWVERPRAIESRHVEPMDYFGGVQPPTHDIWLRAVGALPDDPLIHQCIVAYASDMTLIDTAARPHPIDLFDAGLETASLDHAMWFHRPLRADEWLLYSQESPSMSGARGLTNGHFFRRDGVLVASVVQEGLFRTKN